The nucleotide sequence CGGAAGGTTGTGATAGACCTTGCTCGTTTTGTGCAATCCCATTAATGCGTGGTAAACACAAATCTACACCTATAGAGCACTTGGTGAAGGAAGCTCAAAATCTAGCAGCACAAGGAGTAAAAGAGTTGATTCTTATCGCTCAGGATTTAACTTACTATGGATTAGATCTATATAAAAAACGAAATCTTGCCGAGTTATTAGAAAACTTAGTGAAGGTGGATGGAATTGAATGGATAAGACTTCATTATGCATTCCCTACAGGTTTTCCTATGGATGTGTTAGATGTAATGAATCGTGAGCCTAAGGTTTGTAATTATTTAGATATCCCATTACAACACATTTCAGACGATCTTTTAAAATCTATGAGACGTGGAACTACGCATGAGAAAACCACCAAACTTCTAAAGGAATTTAGAAAAGAGGTGCCAGATATGACTATTAGAACTACCCTTATTGTTGGGTATCCAGGGGAGACCGAAGCGCATTTTCAGGAATTAAGAGAGTGGGTTAAAGAAATGCGATTTGAGCGTTTAGGTTGTTTTACTTATTCTCATGAAGAAAATACGCACGCTTACAATTTGGAAGATGACGTGCCACAAGATGTAAAACAAGATCGTGCAAACCAGATCATGGAAATTCAATCTCAGATCTCTTGGGAATTGAATCAGCAGAAAATTGGGGAAACTTTCAAGGTGGTTATTGATAGAAAAGAAGGGAATTATTTTATTGGTAGAACAGAGTATGATTCTCCAGACGTAGATAATGAAGTGTTGATTGATGGCACCGAGATCTATTTGAAAACTGGTGAATTCTATGAAGTAAAAATCACAGAAGCAGCAGATTTTGATCTTTATGGAACTCCGGTAAACGCTGATGTAGCTAAACCAGTAAGAAAAGAGTTGAAGATTAGAAACGTATAGTTTTGTGTTATTTGTCAGTTCGAGCGTAGACGAGAACTATTCAACAGTGTCATAAGGTTATTATCTCGATAGTATCAGGAAACTGATTCATACCATTTTATAGCGTGCTAGGTGGATAAAGTTAGATTTTATATATTTATAATATCTGTATCTAAGTTATAATCGATGCCTAAAGTTGTAAAGAAAATTTCTGTCTGGAGAAAACACCATAATCTATTTTTCTCATTTTTATGGTTTGCCGTAGGATTAAGCTATATTCTTGTATCAGATAAACTCGTATTTGGTATAATTTATATACTCCTAGCTGGCTCCTATTTATTTTTACACTTATCTAATAAAACGAAAGGTAGAGATCAAGAGTTCGTAAGTTGGGATGAAGAAGGTATAAAAATTGGTAAAGTAGGAGTAAAGCCATTGGAATATTCATTTACCGATATTCAAAATATTTCTCTTACTGCTAATAACCTAATTGTAAAATCTGGTGCCGCTGCCGGAACAATGGTAGAATTGAAAGGTTTTACTTCTGAAGATCTTGATCTTCTTAAGTCTAGATTTGCTTCTGAAGCAGTAGCTTAGACTAACTATTTTCAAGAATTTCGAAATAATATTGAATTGTTTTAAGCTGATTTTTCGGTTTCTGCATATCGCAAATTAGCTCCTTTCTCCTGTAGGATGCTACATCAAATTGCCCATTATTTTTGAATTGGAGTACTTCAAATTGATCGAGACAAACATAAACTCTAGCTATTCCAAGGCTAATTATTTTTAAGAATTTTTCAATATTTTTCGACGGATAATTACAAGCTTTAGCAAGCAAAAAGCATCGTTTTAGTTCAGATGTAAAGTAACTTCTTAGATCCTTAATATCTATTGTTCTAGAAGCTCGTGTTTGAATATTCTCCTGATGATCTTTATAAACATCAAAAATATCATTACCTAATTGCATTAGTCCGCCAAGATGATAGATGAGCTCTTTTTCATTTTGATCTGCACTATTTTCCAAACAAGCTCTATAATATAAAAAAGAACTGCCGCCTTTATCAAGAGTGATCTTTTCTAATTCTGAATTGGTGATCGATTTATCTTTTTGCTTTAAACTTTCCTGTTGTGCTTTAAATACATCTAAAGCCTCCTCTTGAATTTTTTCAGGCCGGCAAGACTCTTTTAGGCCTTGAGTATAAAGACTCAGTAGCAACCCTTCCTGATCATTATCAGGTTTCATTTCTTGGGGAGTTAAGATGAAGTCCTTTAAACCTCGAGTTTCTTTAGAAGTATTATCAAATAGATCATCCAGTAATCCTGAAATACCTCCTAAGTAGCTGATCGCTTTTCGCTCTGCCAACTTTATCTTATAACCTCTTAAAATGCAAAAAGAAGTTCCCAGTATTCCGGAAACTCCTAATGCATAATAATCTGTAATTTTTTTAAGGTCTTTTTCAGTTAAACTACCATCGTTATTACTTCTATAGAGATCGAGCTTCGGTTGAAGGTATTTATTATTGAATCTTCTTTGTCTCCAAACCTGTTTCAGTAAAAAAATATAGATGCCTGGTAGTTGTATATAATTCTTGTAATTATTCTTCATTAAGTAAAACCGGTTTTCCAAAGCCAAGTTCTTCCAGTTTTGGGAACTGTGTTTCTGCGTCACCCACTACTAAATAGTACATTTTTGCAGGGTTTATGTATTTATTAGCCAGTTTCTGAATATCTTCAATACTAAGTGCTTCTACCTGTTTCTCACGTTGTGCTATAAAATCTGGATCTAGTCCCAATTCTGTAATATCGCTCAACATATCTAATTTAGAATTTAGAGTTTCAAATTTTCGAGCATTACTTTTTACCATAAAGCTTTTTGTCACTTCAAGATCGGTAGCGTCAAAATTCTCAGGGTATTGTTTTAAAATATCTTTTATAAGGTCTAGAGCCTCAAAAGTTATATTAGAACGAACACCACTAGATATTACAAAGGGGCCTACCATTTTGCTGCCGTTAAAGCCAGATCGTATTCCATAGGTATAACCTTTTCCTTCTCTTAATTGCTGTGTTAATTGAGATGCAAAGCCACCTCCTCCAAGCCTGTAATTCATCACCTCTGCCGGGTAAAATTCTTTTGAAGTTGCCGCTAATGCCGGAGTACCTATCATGATAACAGATTGTTTGGCACCCGCAACATCATAAAAATAAACCTGTGAGCTGTCTGGAGCATTAGGTGTTTCAAATACTGGGATCTTTACAGTTATAGGTTTCCAGTTTGCAGAAATATCTTTAACAGTCGCTTTAGTCTCTTCAAGATCTATTGCACCCACTACTAGAAATTTTGATCTTAAGGGAGTAAGCTTATTATGGTAATAATCCTTAAGATCTGCAAGTTCAATTGTGTTAACGGTTGCTGTATTTCCAAGATTATTATTAGCTATAATGTTGTTCTGCCCATAAATCAACTTCTTAAATTCATTTTTAGCAATGCTATTTGGATTTGCTTTTTCTTGCTGAATCTGACTTAATACCTGCTGTTTCACCAATTTAAATTCAGATTCATCCCACCTTGGTTCTAATAAGATCTCCTTTACCAGTTCTATTGTTTTGGTAAAATTTCGAGAAAGACTACTTCCACTTATCGTGATCTTTTCATCCTGTGCTCGTACATAGATTTCAGAGCCTAATAATTCTATAGCCTCTTCAAGTTCCTGTGGAGTTTTATCTTTAGTTCCTTTTGTCATTAAATTAGCTAGCAGATTAGAAACCCCGATCTTTTTAGGGTCTTCAAGCAGTAAACCACCCTCCATCTCTAAGCTGAATTTAATAATAGGTACTTCTTCTGTTGTAATTCCAGAAATTGATAGGCCGGAAGGTAAACTAGTATTCCAGATTTGTGGTGTTGTTACTTCTGGAGTTCCCCAATATGGAGGCTCTATAGATCTGTCAAAGCTAGATGGTGTTTTGGTATAAGTAGCAGTGATACTGGCATCAAATTCATCTTCTGCACCTTCTATAATCCTCTCTTCTACAACTTCAGCTTCCGTAGAATTTTCAAGCGCTAAAGTTATCTGTCCCTTTGGAACAAAACTGGTTGCAATAAAAGGTTTGTTGAAGATATACTTCTTAAAGACTTTCATTACATCCTCACGAGTTACCTTCTTTATCTTCTCAACATTTTTATTGATTTCATTAGGATCATTCGCGAAAATCTGATATTGTGCTAACTGAAATCCTTTTCCAAGAACACTGGAGATACCGTCATAAAACTCTGTTTCCTGTCCTGCTTTAATTCTTTTTAGGTCTTTTTCAGAAATTCCATTTTTAGCGAATAGAGCAAATGTTTCTTCAACCGCTTTTTTAACCTCATCTAGATCCTTACCATCATACGCCCTTATTTGAAGTAACAGCTCTCCTGCAAGTTCTGAGGTATAGTTATACATCTGCACCTCATCTGTGAGTTCCTTTTTAGCAACTAAATTCTTATAGAGCGGCGCATTTTTACCTTGAGATAGATATTTAGCTAGAATTTCTAAAGCATAAGAATCTTCATGATAGGAATATACGGAAGGGTAGGCTAATGTAAGTTCTGGTAGTTTAGCAAAATTATCTTCATAATACAGCTGTTTAGATTCTTTTAAACTAACAGGTTGCTTTTTTAAGATCTCGATCTTATCTCCGGCTTTTATCTCATCAAAATATTTATGAACCCATTCTTTTGCCTGTTCTTTATTAAAATCTCCGGCAATAGTGAGTATTACATTATTAGGTACATACCATTTGTTATAAAAATCTTTTACGTTCTGAAGAGTAGCATTCTGTAGATCTTCCAAAGATCCTATTACTTGCCAGTTATATGGATGCCCTTCCGGATATAGATTCTTATCAATAACATACATGGTATGTCCATACGGTCTATTATCACCACTTTGTCTTTTCTCATTCTTTACTACCTGCTTTTCTTTTGAAAGCACAGGTTCTGTAACTGTATTTATAAAATAGCCAAGTTTATCTGCCTCTGCCCAGATCATTTTTTCCAGTGCATCATTAGGAACGGTCTGGAAATAATTGGTTCTATCTCTACTGGTAGAACCATTGGCACCAGAACCTCCAATTCTTGCGCTCATTTTATCTAGCCCTCCTTTTCCTAAATTTTCAGATTCTAAGAAAAGTAAATGCTCAAATAAATGGGCAAATCCGGTTCTGCCTTCTATTTCCCTTGCAGAACCCACGTGACTTGTAAGTGCTACTGCTACCACAGGATCTGATCTGTCTATGTGAAAGATCACTTTTAATCCGTTTTGAAGGGTAAAAGTTTCAAAATCTATTTTAGGTTCTTTACTCTCGTTTTGTGCTGAAAGTTGTAGACAATTCAGTGAAATAAAAAGTAGTATTGGTATTAAAGCGAAACGTTTTATCATCTGTAGAGCTATATCTATTAATTAAAATGAATTTATACTAAGTATAAGACTTTGAAACATCTAACATGTTACATCTTCTTATTGTAGTTTTATGTATGCGATCTCTGCTAAATCTTTGATGTCTTTTAACGAGTGATCATTTAATGTTAAAATTGAAATTAGTCCATATCATATTCGTTATTGTTCACAAAGAATAGAGAATTCACAAAGAATAATTTCCCGTTCTCCCAGAAAGATCTAAACAGCGGATTGTCTACCAGATATATAAAACTACCTCTTCCCATACGCTCTTCTCCAAAGATCATGGAGTTCTTAATTTTTTCTTTTGCATTACTTCCTGCAAAGCCGGAAACAATTTGAGGTTCGTTCTCTAAATAAGAAACGTTATATCCATTATTTAAATAGGCATAACTGTCTTCACTTAATTTAAGACTGAAATAATAATTATTGTAGCCAAAAGCCATCGGGTTGGTATTATCCACTTTTGTCTTAACAATACTTCCGGTAATGAGGTCTTTTATACTTTCTCTCTCTCTTACATTGTAAGGCAATAAATTCCCTTTTTCTGTAGAGTCTTTTTTGATTGAAGAAATATTTTCGTGCAGATCAAACCCTTCTTTTCCGGCAAAGGCACTCACAGCGTTACCAATGGCAATTACTTTTCCACCTCCTTTTACCCAAGCCTTAAGCTTGTTTAAAGTGGAAGGATCTAATAAGCTGTTATAATATCCAGATGGCATCACTAAAACATCAATTTTAGCCAAGTCTACATTTGAGAGGTAATTTGTAGAAATTGGAAATACCGGGTACTGAAGGTCTTGTTCAAAAAAGTAGAGAATCTCACCATAGCTTAGAGAAGAAGTTCCTTCGCCTTGCAAAACTCCAACGGTAGGCTTATTAATGATCTTGATATCTGAAGAGCCAAAATCTGGTCCGTTACGGGAAAAACCACTGTTTGCAACACTTAGCTTTCTATTAAATTTATTTGCAATACTAATTAATGCAGTATCAAACTCTTCAAATTTAGCATTGTCACTTTTAGTAATTACGAGACTTCCAGCTTCAAATTTCTCATTTTCGGTTTGAAGTGGCTTCTCACTAAATCTTACTTTTATACCTTCTTTTAATAGCGCAGTGAGAAAGCGAGCATCATCCATACTGTTCCATTTGGCTATATATCCGGCAGCAGAAGGAGCTGCGGTATTTTCAAATTTTTCAGTCTTAACGAGGGTGCTGCTTTTAATATTATCAGAACTAGACACTGCCTCTAAGCCATAAGCGTAAGGTAAGCTCCATGCGGTAATATCATAGGTAAGGGAGTCGTTTAATTTAGCGTTCGGCTCAAACAGCACCTTTACCATTTTACCTTTAGGCTGGTTCCCATTTATCACCAATGTCTTAGCATTGATATTAAGACCAGCATTATTGTTCTTAGTATAATTAAAACCTTTAATTCTATTGGAATTTGTATTACCGTATTTAATTTCATGCCTATCTAACAATCTTTGCAAAGCTGCGATCTTATCTGCCTCTCCATTTAAAGCGTAAGACTTATACTTAGAATCTCTGTTATTGAAAAAGCTCTTAAACTCAGAATTTAGTTGCTCTATATTTTCTGAAGCTACTTCTATAGTAGACAATCCGGTTGTTAAATGATGTGCTACTCTGTCTACCAATGTCAGTTCAAAACCTTCTCTTGTATTTATTCCTAATCCGGCACCACCATTTCCAGCCTGTTCATATGTCATCCCAATTGCACCCATATAAATGGGATAGGTATCTCCATAACTAGGGTATAAAAGATCAAATCTTTCTTTCGTAAAATATAGCCAGCCGTTCTTATCAAAGTACTTCGCATGATTTTTACCAATAGTAGTTTGGAAATCTCTTTGGAAAGGGGTGATGATCTCATGAAAAGGTTCTGCTGCCGGAGCAAAATAATAAGGATCATTCACTCCTTGTTCATGAAAATCTACATGGATCTGTGGCATCCATTTATTATAAACCTTTAAGCGTTGTCTTGTTTCAACTTGTGTTGCCCAAGCCCAATCTCTGTTTAGATCGAAAAGATAGTGATTTGGCCTACCTCCAGGCCATGGCTCGATGTGTTCTACAGCTATTGGATTGGCAGTATAAGGTGTTGTTCTTACCATATTATACCAATTTACATATCTATCTCTCCCATCCGGATTTACACAGGGATCTATGATCACAACTGTATTTTTTAACCATTCTTTTTTAGAAGTAATAAGCTCATAAAGCGTTTTCATTGCAGCTTCTGTACTAGAAGCTTCATTGCCGTGTACATTATAACTTAGCCAAACTACAGCTTTTTTAGAGCTAGCAGAATTATCGTTCTCAAGTAATCCGGCGCTGCCTAGATGATCTTTTCTTATTTGTTCTATATTGGTGAGATTTTCTGGAGATGAGATTATTGCATAGGTTAATGGTCTTCCTTCGTTGGTTTTTCCGTAGGTATTATACTCAACCATATTGGAAGCTTCCGCAACACTTTCAAAATAACGTACCACATTAGCATGCCTGGTAAATTCTGTTCCTACTTCATAACCTAAAAAATCCTCAGGTGATTGTAGTTGTTGAGAGAAGCAAAAATGTGTGCTAAATAATAAGACAAGAAGTACAGAGATCTTTTGCATCTAATAAAATATTGGAGAGTTTATGTAGTAAAGATAGTGCTCATGCGGGAATTAACTAAAATTTACGGTATAAAATATTTAACTTCGATATCTTTACGTTTTAAACATTTTCTATGCCTACAGACTGTCTTTCCTATAAAGAAACAAATTATTTCACTCCGTTGATCATCGATTATCTAGATCAGAAGGAAAGTCTCAAACCCTTTTATAATAGGTTTCCTTTGCTCGATAATTTTGAAGCTCAGATCCAAGAAAAGCAAAGCTTTTTTACTTCAGCCAAAAGAAAGGTTTTAGTGGAGGTTTTACAAGAGCAGTATAAAGATCTGCAAATTTCTGAAGCGGTAAAAGAGCATATCTCATTATTAGAAAAGGACAACACGTTTACGGTTACTACAGGGCATCAACTTAATCTATTTACAGGGCCGCTATATTTTTTATATAAGATAGTTTCTACTATCAATCTGGCTAAAGATCTTAAGAAAAATTATCCAACTTCTAATTTTGTCCCAATATATTGGATGGCAACGGAAGATCATGATTTTGCCGAGATCAATTATTTTAATTTAAATGGTAAAAAATTTAAATGGAATAGCACACAGACCACAGTTGAAAAAGATGCGGTAGGAAATTTAAATACTTCCGGTTTAGATGAAGTATTAACGCTATTTTCTGCGGAAATAGGAGGAGGGAGAAATGCAGATTTTTTAAAAGAGCTGTTCAGCAAAGCCTATATAGAACATGATAATCTTACAGATGCTACCCGATTTTTAGCCAATGAGCTCTTTAAGGAATATGGATTGGTGATCTTAGATGCAGATGATAAGCATTTAAAACGCGAGTTCTTGCCTTATCTCGAAAAGGAAATCTTCGAAAAAGTATCTGAAAATTCTACTACACCGGCAGCAAATAAGTTAAAGGAATTAGGTTATACGGTGCAGGTAAATCCTAGAGAGATCAATCTTTTTTATTTGAATGATGGTTTGCGAGAACGAATTATTGAGCAGGAGGGTCGCTATTTTGTAAATGAAACAGAGATCTCTTGGAGTGAAGAAGAATTAAGATCTGAACTAAAAGAGCATCCAAATAGATTTAGTCCGAATGTAATGACAAGACCGCTTTATCAAGAAGTGATCTTGCCAAACCTTTGTTATATTGGAGGAGGAGGAGAGTTGGCTTATTGGTTCGAGTTGAAAGATCTTTTTGAAGCAGTAGATGTTCCATTTCCAATACTTTTGCTTAGGAATTCTGCATTGATAGAATCTGCCAAGCAAAATGAGAAAAGAAGCAAATTAAATATTTCTCAGCAAGAATTATTTCTAAAGCAATATGAACTCATCAATAGAAAAGTTAGAAAGATCTCTAATATAGATATTGATTTCAGTCAGCAAAAAGAGCATTTGGTAAAACAGTTTCAGGAGATGTATGAGCTGGCAGAAAAAACAGATAAAAGCTTTTTGGGAGCTGTAAAGGCTCAGGAGGTTAAACAATTAAAAGGATTAGATCATTTAGAACAGCGATTGTTGAAGGCTCAAAAACGAAAGTTGAGCGATGAGGTTTCAAGAATAACGAGCCTTCAGAATGAATTATTTCCAAATAAGAGTTTACAGGAGCGGCAGACCAATTTTTCAGAAATGTATTTGGAATATGGAGAAGCGCTTATACCTCGTCTTATGGAAAATCTAAATCCTTTAGAACAACACTTTAAAATTTTGACCTTTGGAGAAAAATAAAATGCATACTATAGATATGGATCTGGTAGAAATGACCTTAGACGTCATGAAATATACTATAGATCGTATCTCAAATATAACCCCAGAACTTGGGTCGCCTAAAAAAGAAGAAGAACTGCTAAGTCTGGTTGGAGAGACAGTTACTCCAGATGGTATAGGCGGAGAAAATGCTTTTAAGCTATTTAGAGACGTATTGGTTAAGGCTACAGTGCCCATAGATCATCCAAGGCATTTAGCATTTGTACCTGCAGCACCTACCAGGGCAGCTATCATGTTCGATCTTGTAACTTCTGCTTCCAGTATACATGGTGCGTATTGGATGGAAGGTGCCGGTGGTATCTTTTGTGAAAATCAGGCAATGGAGTGGCTAGTGTCTTTAACAGGTATGCCAGAAAAATCTTTTGGGGTTTTTACCAGTGGGGGTACCGCTGCAAATTTATCTGCGATGGTAGCGGCAAGAGAAGATTGGAAAAATAGAAGTGTAGACAATATAGGTCAAAAGGGACTATTATTAACCTCTCATGGGGCACATAGCTCTGTACAGGCTATGGCTAAGGTCATAGATGCTGATTTGATAATGATAGATTGTGAGGGAGATCATCTTACAGGGCAGGAATTGCAGGCTGCTGTAGATGAGCTGGAGCATAAAGATAGAAAAAGACTTTTTGCTGTTGTGGCTACAGGAGGAACTACAAATGCAGGAATTATAGATGATCTAGATACTATAGCAGAAGTATGTGAGCGAGAGAACGTATGGTTTCATGTAGATTGTGCTTATGGGGGAGGAGCTTTGGCTGCACCATCTGTTAGAAATTTGTTCAATGGGATAGAAAAAGCAGATAGTGTTACCATAGACCCACATAAATGGTTATTCTCACCTTACGATTGCGGTGCGATCATTTATAAGAATATGGAATTGGCAAAGAATGCCCATTCTCAAAAAGGTTCTTATTTAGAGATCTTTAAAGATGAAGGTGCTCATGGATTTAACCCTGCAGATTATCAAATTCAGCTTACAAGACGCTTAAGAGGAATGCCATTATGGTTTTCTCTAGCCATGCATGGAACCGATAAATATCGCGACTCTATAGAACGCGGAATTGAATTGGCAAAACTGGCAGAGAAAAAGATCGAGCAAAGTCCTTATTTAGAAATGGTAAGACCATCAAGTTTATCTGTGGTATTATTCCGAAGAAAAGGATGGACTCCAGAACAATATACAGATTGGACCTACAAGAATCATAGAGAAGGAATTGCACTGGTTACACCTACAAAATGGCAGAAAGAAACAGTTTCTAGATTCTGTTTTATAAATCCGGACACTACGGAAGAGGATATAGATATTATTTTAAAAACGCTGGAGTAATAAACTTCTGGGTTGCGCAATAAAAAAAGCTGTTTAGAACTTAAGGTCTAAACAGCTTTTTAATTTTAATAGGACTAAAATTTATTTTGCAGCAGCAGGTGTTTTTTCTGCTTTATCTACCAACGGGCGCTCTGCTCTGTTAGCAACTTCCCAAGCGGTAAGAAATACCAGTTTAGCACGTTTTGCCAGAAGATCATATTGGATCTTGTCTGGAGTATCTGTCATTTTGTGATAATCTGCATGAACTCCATTAAAGTAAAAGATAATTGGAACATTGTTCTTAGCAAAGTTGTAGTGATCGCTTCTGTAATAAAAACGATTTGGATCATTCTCATCATTAAAAGTATAATCTAGCTCCATGTTAAGATATTTATTATTCATCTCTTCGCTTAGGTTATGTAAGTCAGAACTTAATTTATCACTTCCAATAAGGTACACGTAGTTCTCATTACCTTCATGACCAACATCAGATCTTCCAATCATATCGATGTTTAGGTTGGCAACCGTTTGAGCTAATGGAAAGATAGGGTTATCTGTATAGAACTTAGATCCAATAAGGCCCTTTTCTTCTCCAGTATTGTTTAAGAAAAGAATAGATCTCTTTGGAGCGTATCCATCTTCTTTAGCTTTCATAAAAGCTTCAGCTATCTCCAATACAGCTACAGTTCCAGAACCATCATCATCTGCTCCATTATAGATGTTTCCATCCTTATCTATCCCCACGTGGTCATAGTGAGAAGAGATTACTAGAATTTCATCTGGCATTTCACTACCTTCTATAAAGGCAACAACATTTTCAGATGGTTTTACTGTTCCTCTAAAAGCAGAAGAAGGAACTTCCTGATAATAATCATCTCCACCAAGGGGAGAAGGGATGTTTAATTTCTTGTAATAATATTTTAGATATTGTGCAGCTTTCTTTTGTCCTGGCTCTCCGGTTTCACGACCTTCAAATTCATCGCTAGCAAAAGTATAAAGGTGCGTTTTTAGATCTTGGGCAGTAATGGTGTTGGTGTATTTCATTACATCTGCCTGCTCTACATTTTTTTGGTGTTGAGCGCCACAGCTTACTAAACCAATGGTAAGTGCGCATAAAAATATTCTCTTCATAAAATAAGTTGTAATTAATAAGAGTAGCAAGATACTAGATTTGTAGAAAATTGTAGGGAATGTTATTAAATATAATTTTAAGGCGGTGTTAAATATGGGGCAGTAGAATGAAGCCTACTATTTGTAGCTTACTGATATTCAGTTATTTTTTAAAATGCGAGCGTCAAGGCTTAAAAAAAAATAAAAAAAGCTTTAAAAAAGTTGTTGAAATATGAAAAAGCTTTCTATATTTGCACCCGCAATCAAGGAATACTTGATGAGACACTCGGAGAATTGGCAGAGTGGTCGAATGCGGCAGTCTTGAAAACTGTTGAGGGTTACACCTCCGGGGGTTCGAATCCCTCATTCTCCGCATAAAGCCCCGTAAACGTACTGTTTACGGGGCTTCGTTTTTTTAGGTGTCGAATTAGGTGTTGTTTGTGCCTATTTTAAAAACGATAGTGTTTATTCAAAATTCAA is from Gillisia sp. Hel1_33_143 and encodes:
- a CDS encoding M28 family metallopeptidase — encoded protein: MKRIFLCALTIGLVSCGAQHQKNVEQADVMKYTNTITAQDLKTHLYTFASDEFEGRETGEPGQKKAAQYLKYYYKKLNIPSPLGGDDYYQEVPSSAFRGTVKPSENVVAFIEGSEMPDEILVISSHYDHVGIDKDGNIYNGADDDGSGTVAVLEIAEAFMKAKEDGYAPKRSILFLNNTGEEKGLIGSKFYTDNPIFPLAQTVANLNIDMIGRSDVGHEGNENYVYLIGSDKLSSDLHNLSEEMNNKYLNMELDYTFNDENDPNRFYYRSDHYNFAKNNVPIIFYFNGVHADYHKMTDTPDKIQYDLLAKRAKLVFLTAWEVANRAERPLVDKAEKTPAAAK
- a CDS encoding pyridoxal phosphate-dependent decarboxylase family protein; this encodes MHTIDMDLVEMTLDVMKYTIDRISNITPELGSPKKEEELLSLVGETVTPDGIGGENAFKLFRDVLVKATVPIDHPRHLAFVPAAPTRAAIMFDLVTSASSIHGAYWMEGAGGIFCENQAMEWLVSLTGMPEKSFGVFTSGGTAANLSAMVAAREDWKNRSVDNIGQKGLLLTSHGAHSSVQAMAKVIDADLIMIDCEGDHLTGQELQAAVDELEHKDRKRLFAVVATGGTTNAGIIDDLDTIAEVCERENVWFHVDCAYGGGALAAPSVRNLFNGIEKADSVTIDPHKWLFSPYDCGAIIYKNMELAKNAHSQKGSYLEIFKDEGAHGFNPADYQIQLTRRLRGMPLWFSLAMHGTDKYRDSIERGIELAKLAEKKIEQSPYLEMVRPSSLSVVLFRRKGWTPEQYTDWTYKNHREGIALVTPTKWQKETVSRFCFINPDTTEEDIDIILKTLE